From Woronichinia naegeliana WA131, the proteins below share one genomic window:
- a CDS encoding Ycf34 family protein, with the protein MCICVNCHYVDRCVTYHAVEQQHQQPHLTESPDFDPIEPSINVNIRPQSDYIEMEWDVVGCESFLQEMGKWLKLRPGEPVPT; encoded by the coding sequence ATGTGTATTTGTGTCAACTGCCATTATGTTGATCGCTGTGTTACCTATCATGCCGTCGAGCAGCAACATCAACAACCCCATCTCACTGAGTCTCCAGACTTTGATCCCATTGAACCCAGTATTAATGTCAACATTCGTCCCCAAAGTGATTATATCGAAATGGAGTGGGACGTGGTTGGTTGTGAGAGTTTTTTACAGGAAATGGGAAAATGGCTCAAGCTAAGACCTGGTGAGCCGGTTCCTACCTAG
- a CDS encoding TldD/PmbA family protein — protein MSHDLEQLLTLARQAGAEAAEVYYSRSLSHPVFFEANRLKQLESSESDGTALRLWREGCPGLAVAYGLADPQALVDKAIALSHLNPPETPELNEARTAIYPTVGASLEVQTLIEMGKTAIAQIRDQYPEVLCSGELECEEDTTLLMNSKGLHCQYSDIAISYYFGVEWIRGEDFLAVYDGEYSRGKLQPDQIVQQLLQRLAWAKTNATATTGKVPVLFTPNAATLLWGTVVSALSGKRVQEKSSPWSDKIGQNVLADCLTLYQDPTFPPYDCPFDDEGTATQVLPLITQGRIEQFYSDRTTARLLGCQSTGNGFRPGLGNYPTPSLVNLIVEPGEGSLMDLMGQIDNGLLIDQSLGGGPDISGDFSINVDLGYRIEKGQIVGRVKDTMIAGNVYSLLKQILALGSDRQWNGSCYTPSLLIEDLSVVGGNF, from the coding sequence ATGAGTCACGACCTAGAACAACTATTAACCCTCGCCCGTCAAGCAGGAGCCGAAGCTGCCGAAGTTTATTATTCGCGATCGCTGTCCCATCCTGTTTTTTTTGAAGCCAATCGTCTCAAGCAATTAGAAAGCTCTGAGTCTGACGGTACAGCCCTGCGATTGTGGCGAGAAGGTTGCCCTGGTTTAGCCGTTGCCTATGGCCTTGCCGATCCCCAAGCTTTGGTTGATAAAGCGATCGCCCTTTCCCATTTGAATCCCCCAGAAACACCAGAATTAAACGAAGCTCGCACAGCTATTTATCCCACTGTCGGAGCAAGTCTGGAGGTGCAAACCTTGATCGAAATGGGCAAAACAGCGATCGCCCAAATCCGTGACCAATATCCCGAAGTTCTCTGTAGTGGAGAATTAGAATGCGAAGAAGATACTACTTTATTAATGAACTCCAAAGGCTTACATTGCCAGTACAGTGATATCGCCATTAGCTACTACTTTGGCGTGGAATGGATTCGCGGCGAAGACTTTTTAGCCGTTTACGATGGGGAATATAGTCGGGGAAAACTTCAGCCCGATCAGATTGTGCAGCAATTATTACAACGCTTAGCCTGGGCCAAAACCAACGCAACGGCGACCACCGGAAAAGTCCCAGTTCTCTTTACACCTAACGCAGCGACCTTACTCTGGGGAACCGTGGTGTCGGCCTTGAGCGGTAAACGGGTACAGGAAAAGTCCTCGCCCTGGAGCGATAAAATCGGTCAAAATGTTCTGGCGGATTGTCTCACCCTTTACCAAGATCCCACCTTTCCTCCCTACGATTGTCCCTTTGATGATGAAGGCACTGCAACCCAAGTTCTACCCTTAATTACTCAGGGTCGTATCGAACAGTTTTACAGCGATCGCACTACCGCGAGATTATTAGGGTGTCAAAGTACAGGTAACGGTTTTCGTCCAGGACTGGGCAACTATCCAACACCGAGTTTAGTGAATCTGATTGTTGAACCAGGAGAAGGTTCACTCATGGATTTAATGGGACAGATTGACAATGGTTTATTAATTGATCAAAGTTTGGGTGGAGGGCCAGATATTTCTGGCGATTTTTCCATTAACGTTGATTTGGGTTATCGCATCGAAAAAGGACAAATTGTTGGCCGGGTTAAAGATACGATGATTGCTGGTAATGTTTATAGTTTGCTAAAGCAGATCTTGGCCCTAGGGAGCGATCGCCAATGGAATGGTTCTTGCTATACGCCTTCCCTGCTGATTGAGGATCTTTCCGTTGTCGGGGGTAATTTCTAA
- a CDS encoding MBL fold metallo-hydrolase translates to MRLTWFDSNSWLIEVGDQRILLDPWFVGPLVFGNATWLFKGKKNRQFPIPTDLSLLLLSQGLEDHAHPPTLQQLDPQLPVVASANGAKVAKKLGFQEITALLPGQTFTLNNQVEIRAFSGSLVGPQLVENAYLLTDLTTGYRLYYEPHGFHSPELKNMGTIDVILTPVVGASLLHLIPVLNGQKTTLELCKWLQPEVIVPTAAAGDIRYEGLIGYLFREEGSIAAFENLLSRANLQSRVINPQLGEAIVLPVV, encoded by the coding sequence ATGCGTTTAACCTGGTTTGACAGTAATTCCTGGCTAATTGAAGTTGGAGATCAAAGAATTCTTCTTGATCCTTGGTTTGTTGGCCCCTTGGTTTTTGGCAACGCAACTTGGTTATTTAAAGGGAAAAAAAATCGTCAATTTCCCATACCAACGGACTTATCGTTGCTGTTACTCTCCCAGGGACTAGAGGATCATGCCCATCCACCCACACTGCAACAGTTAGATCCACAATTACCCGTTGTGGCTTCGGCCAATGGTGCAAAAGTGGCTAAAAAGTTGGGATTTCAAGAAATTACTGCCTTGCTTCCTGGCCAAACTTTTACTTTAAATAATCAGGTGGAAATTCGTGCCTTTTCGGGGTCTTTAGTTGGCCCCCAGTTGGTAGAAAATGCCTATTTATTAACAGATTTAACCACAGGTTATCGTCTTTATTATGAACCCCATGGTTTCCATTCTCCCGAACTGAAAAATATGGGTACGATAGATGTTATTTTAACGCCTGTGGTGGGAGCGAGTCTCTTACATTTAATTCCCGTTCTCAATGGTCAAAAAACGACGTTAGAACTCTGTAAATGGCTACAACCAGAGGTGATTGTTCCAACGGCGGCGGCGGGTGATATTCGTTATGAAGGTCTAATTGGTTATCTATTTCGGGAGGAGGGATCGATCGCCGCTTTTGAAAATTTGTTAAGTCGAGCCAATCTCCAATCTAGGGTGATTAATCCTCAGTTAGGAGAAGCAATCGTCCTACCCGTTGTTTAG